A window of the Serratia sarumanii genome harbors these coding sequences:
- a CDS encoding hemagglutinin repeat-containing protein, whose protein sequence is MNKHCYRLIFSRTHGELRVVSELARSCSSEPGQRIGSGITGGSRLWVTVRRSVWLLGLLMFAGPVMADGIVADGGANPSQRPEVITTQNGLPQVNITAPNQAGVSHNQYQQFDVDAKGAILNNSAVMTATQMAGMIQGNPNLNPNSAPARVILNEVNSNNPSQLRGFMEVAGGKAQVIVANPAGIVCNGCGTINAGRMTLTTGKPQLNADGSVAGYQVERGVVRIEGGGLNGDTRHDTEYVDILARAVEVNAGVWAKEGVTLVAGRNRVSADGKTAAPLSDDGSARPELAIDMGQMGGMYSGSIRMIGTEAGVGVRNQGGQVRAGKTLTVSSEGKLSWRSDAPDAATQAGGDIQLAAKGDIETHGKVYSGGQLAVQSREGMLTQSGTLAAAGNVHLNAARGIQSSGHLLAGSNAESTLVHDANLQLDSQGDIRASGSLLGKKNVNASGRRVDISGAQVAAGRTALAAREGGVALRQSTVDSGELAVSTKGNVDAQQAKVKAGRWAVDADNLFNQQATWSQTGDGESRFTLAGALDNSDGTIETQSLRLSAGQLVNQRGRLVALGETAQHWRVGGLLDNGGGTMGSNAALRLDAGRLDNQRGTIKTQAGFTLHADGAVNNAGGNLLAGNGLTLEAGSDLNNQSGTLSGDDVRLAVQRLDNAQGQVIGQGNLEMTAGRLDNQRGLIGAGKALNVHAGDWDNRGGTAQGETAVTATASNLNNDGGKLLSGHASTLQTSGNATNRGGEISATVLTVQSDRLDNTQGKVIGRQRLNLHARQGLDNTQGLLGAGEMLTVSSEGELSNHHGRVQGNGQTTVSARDIRNEAGKLLGGQRLSLTASGVLGNREGEISGESLTLTAQRLDNAQGKVVARQDANLTAKQGLSNAAGWLEGGSALAVNTDGDWDNQGGTVQGGRQVTANAQSLDNTGGRLQSGGGLTLDAAGNILNRSGKLTAQQALAVNGGASSLFDNDGGSLQSGGDLSLQGGQLTNRAAGVVLGGQALSLNLAGGWDNQNGTLTGNGRTQVRAASLLNAQGAINALDSLNMQFTGKLDNRQGRVFSQSSQVLQAQDIVNTQGWMGSQGGWQAISGGFDNTEGSVQSLQGAQLAANWLGNAKGVLQSAHDLALRIKQDIDNRNGKVSAQGQLAVTGTKDGEHAGGINNAGGQWLAGEGLTIAARALDNAQGGLLYSQKQQRLALSDALNNRDGKVQSGEALQLDAQTLNNAGGTIDGQQRVALRILGLLENTGGAVRSNGGQEVSAAGINNTRGVFSSRGGIAVASKQLDNTGGTLISQGAGTYRLDRLNNQHGKVHSGDALTLEGAQVNNRGGQLVSTHGLALKAGTLDNSGQGTLSSQAELDVQAERLNNRDGGLILGTTRTDITSRDIDNTAGRLQSSGQMTLSGVTQLDNRQGRILANGNLNINTDRSRTDSPLALLNQGGRVESAGQLTLHARTLDNQNGTLLGLQALTLSAQQDYTHQAGETISSNGTVMFSLSGAFTNLADWLLPGKLALNAASITNPAALVGKTLQLTTGALQNTGRLEADSMTLNVDTLDNAAALMGDDITVNGRIIDNHGAPAVMAATHSLTVQAGERLTNREGALIYSADRLHLHSDDLIENRASFIEADGDATVEARRLNNLREGLVIERNAEKSDYKWHRYNYYWRSYGSKVNPDKSTLAPTTQQLTYQDDAAAQTNRYGTLLAIDVAGKRAQVRVKDNKGQLTDLWVNYLALKPNADGSYAMTFYETRGGNQLATIPTPYQNGFHWEHDWTQVMTWDPEKHVDIDSAPFITDYNNFRERTESGTVTRDKLVSEGIGARILAGGNMVLRITGTLLNDASVITANGNLTQDGGGSVDNRGYSVNERRQAAIVDHYDKDTHHWYPTFNRDETTALATVDGLITGNGTVTINGARITNTTVNQAQISQLDAALKAVDAERAELERNPLAFTVDGAARPDGDTTLAPGEQMTRPGATPSSPLGRPLLPSELALTQLQHLGNVATAIPNNGLFSQHTAIGSPFLVVTDERFTRRDNFISSDYMLERVGYDPAQAHKRLGDGFYEQRLVREQVLALTGKPSVKGWDAMEQYQQLMNNGSKVAQDFHLVPGVALTPEQIAALQQDIVWLVSETVQTEGGPQTVWVPKVYLAQATLRLTGDGALIGGGDLQLSANSITNAGNLFAEKALTVDAGQFLHQGGDVRAGSIDVQADSLAMSTNLQDALRQATMSAGDIRLRGTDITLTGAKLDATDTLSLSARNDLTITAAKSSHTADLEVISGSMGNRTRGGTEAAGSRMAHVSGEWQQALGSQLNAGGNLSLNAGRDVTFTGSQASAAGSTRVQAGGDINIRAETTTNTTHLDANSRTSSVSNDRQEERLTVSALGGDQGVTLVAGNRLLAEGAQIDSKEGRIGVSARDVSIKDARTRTQDQDSENKREGKTKSHREEQTEREISTGSTFSGREGVTVIGREGDVTVTGSTLHSDQGAIALQAKNDVILNHTTDSEHRVSNEESRGRKTRGERAEEVLRENVVGSTLSGQGGVTVVAQDGSIIATASALHSEQGAIALQAKQDVTLNTATERESALSEERSQKKGFLKKSSSHSVAHDATTREKGSLLSGNSVSVSAGNDLTVTGSAIAADQDVNLQAGRNVDIGAATETDTHYRLEEKKKSGLLGSGGIGFTIGKQSSKHEIDEKGRTQSQSVSTVGSSQGSVNVTAGNQLHIGGADLVAAKDLALTGDSVTIDPGVDARTRKETYEQKQSGLSVALSGTVGGALNTAVSSAQQARKEGDGRLTALQNTKAALSGVQAAQAWERDNALTASAEAKNAAAGLQPGDEGATQGATNTVGISASYGSQSSKSETRTDSRQSQGSTLTAGQNLSITASGKNHNAQSGDIVVTGSQLKAGKDLSLDAARDITLQSAQNSESTVGKNSSKGGNVGVGIGAGSGGYGISVSAGVNAGKGHENGNGLTHAETTLDAGSNLKVTSGRDTRLTGAQASGEKVTVDVGRDLTLESQQDSDRYDARQTQMSGGISVPIGAGSGSANFSASKDKLHSNFDSVKEQTGLFAGKGGYDVKVKEHTQLDGAVIASQADKEKNRLDTGTLGWTDIHNQADYSATHSGGSFSTGGPVGKDLLTNTAGGMLSGANHSGHAEGTTKAGVSEGTLIVRDTGKQQQDVAQLNRDTEHANDGSISPIFNKEKEQNRLKQAQLIGEIGGQAMDVIRTQGDIAGLKAQKDPAALAQAREQLEKSGKPTNDAAVMQRAYDNAMRQYGTGSDLQKAAQAVTGALTALAGNNLAGALASGASPYLATEIKKRVGEDNMAANAMAHAVLGAVTAQLNNQSAAAGGLGAGGGELAARYIAGQLFPGKTAQQLSESEKQQLSALSQLAAGLAGGLATGDTAGAVTGGQAGKNAVENNALSDLVDAVSQGKTPQQVAEERVDAENERYKQQNCAGMSAEACSVKMYTERREELKDILSTGADFVPVVGDIKSFAEAQSALDYLVAAIGIIPGAGDAAGKAIKAAETALKKGDVAEASRLINKASDEVSATLPMGSKRNPMNQPSNPSYQPVRNQPGTIRNREYSGHALDRMQDRGITPSVVENTIKNGKSTPSRGGTTVHFDPESKVSVVTNESGRVVTVKYGDK, encoded by the coding sequence ATGAACAAACATTGCTATCGCCTTATCTTCAGCCGCACCCACGGGGAGTTGCGGGTGGTGTCCGAACTGGCCCGCAGCTGCAGCAGCGAGCCGGGGCAGCGCATCGGTTCAGGAATAACGGGTGGAAGTCGTCTGTGGGTCACCGTGCGTCGGTCAGTGTGGCTGCTTGGGCTGTTGATGTTCGCCGGCCCCGTCATGGCAGACGGCATTGTCGCGGACGGCGGTGCCAATCCTTCCCAGCGGCCGGAGGTCATCACTACCCAGAATGGCTTGCCGCAGGTCAACATCACCGCCCCCAACCAGGCTGGGGTTTCACATAATCAGTATCAGCAGTTCGACGTCGACGCCAAAGGCGCCATCCTCAACAACTCGGCGGTGATGACCGCGACCCAGATGGCCGGGATGATCCAGGGTAACCCTAATCTCAATCCCAATTCCGCGCCGGCTCGCGTCATCCTCAACGAAGTCAACAGCAACAATCCCAGCCAGCTGCGCGGTTTTATGGAAGTGGCCGGCGGCAAGGCGCAGGTGATTGTGGCCAACCCCGCCGGCATTGTCTGCAACGGCTGCGGCACCATCAACGCTGGGCGCATGACGCTGACCACCGGCAAACCGCAACTGAACGCCGATGGCAGCGTGGCGGGCTACCAGGTCGAGCGCGGCGTGGTGCGCATCGAGGGCGGTGGGCTCAACGGCGATACCCGTCATGATACCGAGTACGTCGACATTCTGGCGCGCGCGGTGGAGGTCAACGCCGGCGTCTGGGCTAAAGAAGGTGTGACGCTGGTGGCCGGTCGTAACCGCGTGAGCGCGGACGGTAAAACCGCCGCGCCGCTTTCGGATGACGGCAGTGCCAGGCCTGAGCTTGCCATCGACATGGGGCAGATGGGCGGCATGTACAGCGGCAGTATCCGCATGATCGGCACCGAAGCCGGCGTCGGCGTGCGTAACCAGGGCGGACAGGTCCGGGCGGGCAAAACGCTCACCGTGAGCAGCGAAGGCAAGCTCAGTTGGCGCTCTGATGCGCCGGATGCGGCCACCCAGGCCGGCGGCGATATTCAATTGGCGGCAAAAGGCGACATCGAGACGCACGGGAAAGTGTATAGCGGTGGCCAACTGGCCGTGCAGAGTCGCGAGGGAATGTTAACGCAATCCGGTACGTTGGCGGCGGCCGGGAATGTGCACCTGAACGCCGCGCGCGGCATCCAAAGCAGCGGCCACCTGCTGGCGGGCAGTAATGCCGAAAGCACGCTGGTCCATGATGCCAATCTGCAGCTTGATAGCCAGGGCGATATCCGCGCCAGTGGCAGTCTGCTCGGTAAAAAGAACGTCAACGCGTCCGGGCGCCGGGTGGATATCAGCGGCGCGCAGGTTGCGGCCGGCCGCACCGCGCTGGCGGCCCGCGAGGGCGGCGTGGCCTTGCGCCAGTCCACCGTAGACAGCGGTGAGCTGGCCGTGAGCACGAAGGGAAATGTGGATGCGCAGCAGGCCAAGGTCAAGGCCGGGCGCTGGGCGGTCGATGCTGACAACCTGTTCAACCAACAGGCTACCTGGTCTCAGACCGGTGACGGTGAGAGCCGTTTCACCCTGGCAGGCGCGCTGGATAACAGTGACGGCACCATCGAGACGCAGAGCCTCCGGCTTTCGGCCGGTCAGTTAGTCAATCAGCGCGGTCGCCTGGTGGCGTTGGGGGAAACGGCGCAGCACTGGCGAGTGGGTGGCCTGCTCGACAATGGCGGTGGCACGATGGGCAGCAACGCAGCTCTTCGCCTCGACGCCGGCCGCCTCGATAACCAGCGCGGCACGATAAAAACCCAGGCGGGGTTCACGCTCCATGCTGATGGCGCGGTGAATAATGCCGGGGGCAACCTGCTGGCCGGGAACGGCCTGACGCTTGAGGCAGGTAGCGATCTGAATAACCAGTCCGGCACCCTGAGCGGCGATGACGTGCGTCTGGCGGTACAACGGCTGGATAACGCGCAGGGGCAGGTCATCGGCCAGGGAAATCTCGAAATGACGGCCGGCCGCCTGGATAACCAACGCGGCCTGATTGGCGCCGGCAAGGCGCTGAATGTGCACGCCGGCGACTGGGACAACCGTGGCGGCACGGCGCAAGGCGAAACGGCCGTCACGGCAACGGCGAGCAATCTCAACAACGACGGCGGTAAGCTGCTTTCAGGTCATGCATCAACCCTGCAGACCTCGGGCAACGCCACCAACCGCGGCGGCGAAATCAGTGCCACGGTGCTGACGGTGCAGTCTGACCGTCTCGACAACACGCAGGGCAAGGTGATTGGCCGACAACGGCTTAACCTGCATGCCCGTCAGGGGCTGGACAACACGCAGGGGCTGCTTGGCGCCGGTGAGATGCTGACGGTGAGCAGTGAGGGCGAGCTGAGCAATCATCACGGTAGGGTGCAGGGAAATGGGCAAACCACGGTGTCAGCGCGAGACATCCGCAACGAGGCCGGCAAGCTGCTGGGCGGGCAGAGACTCTCTCTCACTGCGTCGGGCGTGCTTGGCAACCGCGAGGGGGAAATCAGCGGCGAGTCGCTCACGCTAACGGCGCAGCGTCTCGATAACGCTCAGGGCAAGGTGGTCGCCAGGCAGGATGCGAACCTGACGGCGAAGCAAGGGTTGAGCAACGCCGCCGGCTGGCTTGAAGGCGGCAGCGCACTCGCCGTCAACACTGATGGCGATTGGGACAATCAGGGCGGCACCGTACAAGGTGGCCGGCAGGTCACCGCCAACGCGCAGTCGCTCGACAATACCGGCGGGCGGCTGCAGTCCGGCGGAGGCCTGACGCTTGACGCCGCAGGCAATATCCTCAACCGTTCCGGCAAACTGACCGCGCAGCAGGCCCTTGCCGTTAACGGCGGAGCAAGCAGCCTGTTCGATAATGACGGCGGCTCCCTGCAGAGCGGCGGCGATCTGTCTCTGCAGGGAGGCCAGTTGACCAACCGCGCCGCAGGGGTGGTGCTGGGCGGCCAGGCGCTTTCTCTGAATCTGGCGGGGGGCTGGGATAACCAAAACGGCACCTTGACCGGCAATGGCCGCACGCAGGTGCGCGCCGCCAGTCTGCTCAATGCTCAGGGCGCCATCAACGCGCTGGATAGCCTGAACATGCAGTTCACCGGCAAGCTGGATAACCGCCAGGGGCGAGTTTTCAGTCAATCGTCTCAGGTGTTGCAGGCACAGGATATCGTCAACACGCAGGGCTGGATGGGCAGTCAGGGCGGCTGGCAGGCGATCAGCGGCGGTTTTGACAATACGGAAGGCAGTGTGCAGAGCTTGCAGGGAGCACAACTTGCGGCGAACTGGCTGGGCAACGCTAAAGGTGTACTGCAGTCGGCACACGACTTGGCGCTGCGCATCAAGCAGGATATCGATAATCGCAACGGCAAGGTTTCGGCGCAGGGGCAGCTTGCTGTTACGGGTACCAAAGACGGCGAACACGCCGGCGGCATCAATAACGCTGGCGGTCAGTGGCTGGCCGGCGAGGGGCTGACTATCGCCGCCCGCGCACTCGACAATGCGCAGGGCGGGCTGCTCTACAGCCAGAAACAACAACGCCTTGCGCTGAGTGATGCGCTGAATAACCGCGATGGGAAAGTGCAAAGTGGCGAGGCGCTTCAACTTGACGCACAAACGCTGAACAATGCCGGTGGGACGATAGACGGCCAGCAACGCGTGGCGCTGCGCATTCTTGGTTTGCTGGAAAATACCGGCGGTGCAGTGCGCAGCAATGGCGGGCAAGAGGTGTCGGCCGCCGGTATCAATAATACACGCGGCGTATTCAGCAGCCGCGGCGGCATCGCGGTGGCATCAAAGCAACTGGACAATACCGGTGGTACGCTCATCAGTCAGGGGGCGGGCACCTACCGACTCGACCGGCTTAACAATCAGCATGGCAAGGTGCACAGCGGCGACGCGCTCACGCTTGAGGGGGCGCAGGTCAACAACCGGGGTGGGCAATTGGTGTCAACCCACGGGCTGGCGCTCAAGGCCGGGACGCTCGATAACAGCGGTCAGGGCACGCTCAGCAGCCAGGCGGAACTGGATGTGCAGGCCGAGCGCCTGAACAATCGCGATGGCGGGTTGATACTGGGCACCACGCGCACCGATATCACCTCTCGTGATATCGACAATACCGCAGGCCGCCTGCAGAGTAGCGGCCAGATGACCCTCTCGGGGGTAACGCAGCTGGACAACCGCCAGGGGCGGATCCTGGCCAACGGCAACCTCAATATCAATACTGACCGGTCACGGACCGACTCGCCGCTGGCGCTGCTCAACCAGGGCGGGCGCGTGGAGAGCGCCGGGCAACTTACCTTGCATGCGCGTACCTTGGATAATCAGAACGGTACCCTGCTGGGGCTGCAGGCGCTGACGCTGTCCGCGCAGCAGGACTACACCCATCAGGCCGGCGAAACGATCAGCAGTAACGGTACGGTGATGTTCTCCCTGAGCGGCGCCTTTACCAACCTGGCGGATTGGTTGCTGCCCGGCAAGCTGGCGCTCAATGCGGCCAGCATCACCAATCCGGCGGCGCTGGTGGGCAAAACGCTGCAGCTGACGACCGGAGCCTTGCAAAACACCGGGCGCCTTGAGGCAGACAGCATGACGCTGAACGTCGATACCCTGGACAACGCCGCGGCGCTGATGGGCGACGACATCACCGTGAACGGGCGCATTATCGACAACCACGGTGCGCCTGCGGTGATGGCGGCGACCCACAGCCTGACGGTGCAGGCCGGTGAGCGGCTGACCAACCGGGAGGGAGCGCTGATTTACAGCGCCGACCGTCTGCACCTGCACAGCGATGACCTGATTGAAAACCGGGCCAGCTTTATCGAAGCGGACGGTGACGCCACCGTGGAAGCGCGTCGCCTGAACAACCTGCGCGAAGGGCTGGTGATTGAGCGTAACGCCGAGAAGAGCGACTACAAATGGCACCGCTACAACTACTACTGGCGCTCCTACGGTTCAAAGGTCAATCCCGATAAAAGCACCCTGGCGCCGACCACCCAGCAGCTGACCTATCAGGATGACGCGGCGGCGCAAACCAACCGCTACGGCACACTGCTGGCCATTGATGTGGCGGGCAAGCGCGCACAGGTGCGGGTCAAGGACAATAAGGGCCAATTGACCGACCTGTGGGTCAACTACCTGGCGCTCAAGCCGAATGCCGATGGCAGCTATGCGATGACGTTCTATGAAACGCGTGGGGGCAATCAGCTGGCGACCATCCCGACGCCTTATCAAAACGGCTTCCATTGGGAGCACGACTGGACGCAGGTGATGACCTGGGATCCCGAAAAGCATGTCGATATCGACAGCGCGCCGTTCATCACCGATTACAACAACTTCCGCGAACGTACCGAGAGCGGCACGGTGACGCGCGACAAGCTGGTGAGTGAGGGGATCGGCGCGCGTATTCTGGCCGGCGGCAACATGGTGCTGCGCATCACGGGAACGTTGCTCAATGACGCCAGCGTCATTACCGCCAACGGCAACCTGACGCAGGACGGCGGCGGCAGCGTGGACAACCGCGGTTACTCGGTTAACGAGCGGCGTCAGGCGGCTATCGTTGACCATTATGACAAGGACACGCATCACTGGTACCCCACGTTCAACCGGGACGAAACCACGGCGCTGGCGACCGTTGACGGGCTGATCACCGGCAATGGCACGGTCACCATCAACGGAGCCCGCATCACCAACACCACGGTCAATCAGGCGCAAATCAGTCAACTTGATGCGGCGTTAAAGGCGGTAGATGCCGAACGCGCCGAGCTTGAGCGCAATCCGCTGGCCTTCACGGTAGACGGCGCTGCCCGACCTGACGGCGATACGACGCTGGCGCCGGGCGAGCAAATGACAAGACCGGGCGCCACGCCGTCCTCGCCGCTGGGGCGCCCACTGCTGCCGTCTGAGCTGGCGCTGACGCAGTTACAGCATCTGGGCAATGTGGCCACCGCCATCCCCAATAACGGCTTGTTTAGTCAACATACGGCGATCGGCAGCCCGTTCCTGGTGGTAACCGATGAACGCTTTACCCGCCGCGACAACTTTATCAGCAGTGATTATATGCTCGAGCGCGTAGGGTATGACCCCGCGCAGGCCCATAAGCGCCTGGGGGACGGCTTCTACGAGCAGCGTCTGGTGCGCGAGCAGGTGCTGGCGCTGACCGGCAAACCGTCTGTCAAGGGCTGGGATGCGATGGAGCAGTACCAGCAACTGATGAACAACGGCAGCAAAGTTGCCCAGGACTTCCATCTGGTGCCGGGCGTGGCGTTGACGCCGGAGCAGATTGCGGCGCTGCAACAGGATATCGTCTGGCTGGTGAGCGAGACGGTGCAAACGGAAGGCGGCCCGCAAACGGTGTGGGTGCCGAAGGTGTATCTGGCACAGGCTACGCTGCGCCTGACCGGCGATGGCGCGCTAATTGGTGGCGGTGATCTGCAACTCTCGGCAAACAGCATCACCAATGCCGGCAACCTGTTTGCCGAAAAAGCCCTGACGGTTGACGCCGGGCAGTTCCTGCATCAGGGCGGCGACGTCAGGGCAGGCAGCATTGACGTGCAGGCAGACAGTCTGGCCATGAGCACTAACCTGCAGGACGCGCTGCGCCAGGCGACCATGAGCGCCGGCGACATTCGCCTGCGTGGCACCGATATCACGCTCACCGGAGCGAAACTGGATGCGACCGATACGCTCAGCCTGAGCGCGCGTAACGATCTGACCATCACCGCCGCCAAAAGCAGCCATACCGCCGATCTTGAGGTTATCTCCGGTTCAATGGGTAACCGCACCCGCGGCGGCACGGAAGCGGCAGGCTCCCGGATGGCGCACGTCAGCGGCGAATGGCAGCAGGCTCTGGGGAGTCAGCTTAACGCTGGCGGCAACCTCTCGCTCAATGCCGGGCGAGACGTCACGTTCACGGGCAGCCAGGCCAGCGCCGCCGGCAGCACCCGCGTGCAGGCCGGCGGCGATATCAACATCCGGGCCGAGACGACCACCAACACCACGCACCTGGACGCCAACAGCCGTACTTCATCAGTCAGCAACGACCGCCAGGAAGAGCGCCTGACAGTAAGCGCACTCGGCGGAGACCAGGGCGTCACCCTGGTGGCGGGCAACCGCCTGTTGGCCGAAGGCGCGCAGATTGACAGTAAAGAGGGGCGTATTGGCGTCAGCGCACGGGACGTGAGCATTAAAGACGCGCGTACCCGCACGCAGGACCAGGACAGCGAAAACAAGCGCGAAGGCAAAACCAAGAGCCATCGCGAAGAGCAAACCGAGCGCGAAATCAGCACCGGCAGCACCTTCAGCGGGCGCGAGGGTGTGACCGTGATCGGGCGTGAAGGCGACGTCACGGTTACCGGCAGCACCCTGCACAGCGACCAAGGCGCTATCGCCCTGCAGGCGAAAAATGATGTGATCCTTAACCACACCACCGACAGCGAGCATCGCGTCTCCAACGAGGAAAGTCGCGGCCGGAAAACCAGAGGTGAGCGCGCCGAAGAAGTCCTGCGGGAAAACGTGGTGGGCAGCACCCTCAGCGGACAGGGCGGCGTCACGGTGGTAGCGCAGGACGGCAGCATCATCGCCACGGCAAGCGCCCTGCACAGCGAACAGGGCGCCATCGCCCTGCAGGCGAAGCAGGATGTGACCCTCAATACCGCCACCGAACGCGAGTCGGCCCTCAGTGAAGAGCGGTCACAGAAAAAAGGTTTCCTGAAAAAAAGCAGCAGCCACAGTGTGGCGCATGACGCCACCACACGCGAGAAAGGTAGCCTGCTCAGCGGCAACAGCGTCAGCGTCAGCGCCGGCAACGATCTGACGGTCACCGGCTCGGCCATTGCCGCCGACCAGGACGTGAACCTGCAGGCCGGCCGTAACGTCGACATCGGCGCGGCCACCGAGACCGACACGCATTACCGGCTGGAAGAGAAGAAAAAAAGCGGCCTGCTGGGCAGCGGCGGCATCGGCTTCACCATTGGCAAACAGTCGAGCAAACACGAAATCGACGAGAAAGGCCGGACCCAAAGCCAAAGCGTCAGCACCGTCGGCAGCAGTCAGGGCAGCGTCAACGTCACGGCGGGCAACCAACTGCACATCGGCGGCGCCGATCTGGTGGCGGCCAAGGATCTGGCTCTTACCGGCGACAGCGTGACTATCGATCCCGGCGTTGATGCGCGCACGCGTAAAGAGACCTACGAGCAGAAGCAGAGCGGCCTGAGCGTGGCATTGTCGGGCACCGTGGGCGGCGCGCTCAACACCGCCGTCAGCTCGGCGCAGCAGGCGCGAAAAGAAGGCGATGGGCGCCTGACCGCGCTGCAAAACACCAAGGCTGCGCTGTCCGGCGTGCAGGCTGCACAGGCCTGGGAGCGGGATAATGCGCTGACCGCCTCGGCGGAGGCGAAAAACGCCGCTGCCGGCTTGCAGCCGGGAGACGAAGGTGCAACGCAGGGCGCCACCAATACGGTGGGTATCAGCGCCTCCTACGGCAGCCAATCGTCGAAAAGCGAAACCCGCACCGACAGCCGCCAGTCGCAGGGCAGCACGCTCACCGCCGGGCAAAACCTGTCGATAACGGCGAGCGGCAAGAACCACAACGCGCAAAGTGGCGATATCGTCGTCACCGGCAGCCAGCTGAAAGCGGGCAAAGATCTGTCGCTCGATGCGGCGCGGGACATTACCCTGCAGTCGGCGCAGAACAGCGAAAGCACCGTCGGCAAGAACAGCAGCAAAGGCGGCAACGTCGGTGTCGGCATCGGCGCAGGCTCGGGCGGGTACGGCATCAGCGTCTCGGCCGGCGTCAATGCCGGCAAGGGGCATGAGAACGGCAACGGCCTGACGCATGCCGAAACCACCCTGGATGCGGGCAGTAATCTCAAGGTGACCAGCGGCCGCGACACCCGGCTGACCGGCGCGCAGGCCAGCGGAGAAAAGGTTACCGTCGACGTGGGCCGTGACCTGACGCTGGAAAGCCAGCAGGACAGCGACCGCTATGATGCCAGGCAGACCCAGATGAGCGGCGGGATCAGCGTGCCGATCGGCGCCGGCAGCGGCTCGGCGAATTTTAGCGCCAGCAAGGACAAACTGCACAGCAACTTCGACTCGGTAAAAGAGCAGACCGGGCTGTTTGCCGGCAAGGGCGGGTATGACGTCAAGGTCAAAGAACACACCCAGCTCGACGGCGCTGTGATTGCAAGCCAAGCTGACAAGGAGAAAAACCGCCTCGATACCGGCACGCTGGGCTGGACGGACATCCACAACCAGGCGGACTACAGCGCAACGCACAGCGGCGGCAGCTTCAGCACCGGCGGGCCGGTGGGCAAGGATCTGCTGACCAACACGGCCGGCGGCATGCTGTCGGGCGCCAACCACAGCGGGCACGCCGAGGGCACGACAAAGGCCGGGGTTAGCGAAGGTACGCTGATAGTTCGCGACACCGGCAAACAGCAGCAGGATGTGGCGCAGCTTAACCGGGATACCGAGCATGCCAACGACGGCAGCATCAGCCCGATATTCAACAAGGAGAAGGAGCAAAACCGGCTCAAACAGGCGCAGCTTATCGGCGAGATTGGCGGCCAGGCGATGGACGTCATCCGCACGCAGGGGGATATCGCCGGGCTGAAGGCACAGAAAGACCCGGCGGCGCTGGCGCAGGCCAGGGAACAGCTTGAGAAGAGCGGCAAACCGACGAACGATGCGGCGGTGATGCAGCGGGCATACGACAACGCGATGCGGCAATACGGCACCGGCAGCGACCTGCAGAAGGCGGCGCAGGCGGTGACGGGGGCGCTGACGGCGCTGGCAGGCAATAACCTGGCGGGGGCGCTGGCAAGCGGCGCCTCGCCGTACCTGGCGACGGAAATCAAGAAGCGGGTCGGTGAAGACAACATGGCCGCCAATGCGATGGCGCATGCAGTGCTGGGCGCGGTGACCGCGCAGCTGAATAACCAGTCAGCCGCAGCAGGGGGGCTGGGTGCGGGCGGCGGTGAACTGGCGGCGCGCTACATTGCCGGCCAGCTGTTCCCGGGCAAAACGGCGCAGCAGCTGAGCGAAAGCGAGAAACAGCAGCTGAGCGCGCTGAGCCAACTGGCTGCGGGGCTTGCAGGCGGGCTGGCGACGGGGGATACTGCGGGAGCGGTGACCGGCGGGCAGGCTGGGAAGAATGCGGTGGAGAATAACGCGCTGAGTGATCTTGTTGACGCTGTATCTCAGGGTAAGACACCTCAGCAGGTAGCCGAAGAACGTGTCGACGCAGAGAACGAACGTTATAAGCAGCAAAACTGTGCCGGAATGAGCGCGGAAGCGTGCTCGGTGAAGATGTATACTGAGCGCCGGGAAGAACTGAAAGATATCCTGTCGACAGGTGCAGATTTTGTGCCGGTGGTTGGGGATATCAAGAGCTTTGCGGAAGCGCAGAGTGCGCTGGATTACTTGGTAGCGGCGATAGGGATTATACCGGGTGCGGGTGATGCCGCGGGCAAAGCGATCAAGGCGGCAGAGACAGCGCTGAAGAAAGGGGATGTTGCTGAAGCGTCCAGGCTGATTAACAAGGCCAGTGATGAAGTATCTGCCACTCTCCCAATGGGAAGTAAGCGCAATCCGATGAATCAGCCAAGTAACCCATCTTATCAACCTGTAAGGAATCAGCCGGGTACGATCAGAAATCGAGAATATTCAGGGCACGCCTTAGACAGAATGCAGGATCGAGGAATAACGCCTTCTGTTGT